From the Magnetococcales bacterium genome, one window contains:
- a CDS encoding type II/IV secretion system protein, with translation MNGERSREMLGTLLTRKGVISADQLRIALTEQQRQEKPLGKVLVEMGFVSEGMMRDLLGEALGQRSVDLSQVVVDAEAVRLVNKEFAKRVRMLPISYDRSEHHLTVAMSNTFNVVALDQMRSLLGEDVRITTLLAGDVELDHAIDQFFGFEWSVEGILREMETGEVDQASLAGFGNEYSQPLVRLVDALLSDAVKRGASDIHFEPEERFLRIRYRIDGVMRQTRSLHGKYQSMITVRIKVMAGLNIAETRAPQDGHISMQLFGRPIDFRVSCMAVTFGENIVLRILDRQKGIMPLASMGFTDESLGSLKLMMARPEGMILVTGPTGSGKTTTLYSMLDSINSESINIMTLEDPVEYPLQQIRQSQVNPATRMGFADGVRAMLRQDPDVILVGEIRDRETAEMAMRAAMTGHQVYSTVHANSAIKAIGRLLDIGVPKDLLSGNLIGVLGQRLVRRLCPHCRRLHRPSAVERRLLALDRDDREDGDVTIYSPVGCQKCDHQGYRGRLALIEVLRFDEELDEMIVHSASIRDMERVARTKGFQSLADDGIRCVLNGSTDIGEVSRVVDLTQRVGSIGGTIHAAGAVRPSGS, from the coding sequence ATGAATGGTGAACGATCCAGGGAGATGCTCGGGACGCTATTGACCCGCAAGGGGGTGATCAGCGCCGATCAGTTGCGCATCGCCCTGACCGAGCAGCAACGGCAGGAAAAACCCTTGGGCAAGGTCCTGGTGGAGATGGGGTTTGTCTCCGAAGGGATGATGCGCGACCTTCTGGGGGAAGCCCTGGGGCAGCGGAGCGTCGATTTGTCGCAGGTGGTGGTGGATGCGGAGGCAGTGCGGCTGGTGAACAAGGAGTTCGCCAAGCGGGTGCGCATGCTGCCGATTTCCTATGATCGGAGCGAACATCATCTGACCGTTGCCATGTCCAATACGTTCAACGTTGTGGCATTGGATCAGATGCGTTCGTTGTTGGGGGAGGATGTCCGCATCACCACTCTGCTTGCGGGCGATGTCGAGCTTGATCATGCCATCGATCAGTTCTTCGGGTTCGAATGGTCGGTGGAGGGGATCCTCCGGGAGATGGAAACGGGGGAGGTGGATCAGGCGAGCCTTGCCGGATTCGGCAACGAATACAGCCAACCCCTGGTGCGTCTGGTCGATGCACTGTTGTCCGACGCCGTCAAGCGGGGCGCCTCCGACATTCACTTCGAGCCCGAGGAACGTTTTTTACGCATCCGTTACCGCATCGATGGCGTGATGCGCCAGACTCGCAGCCTCCATGGCAAATATCAATCGATGATCACGGTGCGCATCAAGGTCATGGCGGGGCTCAACATTGCCGAAACCCGTGCGCCGCAGGATGGTCATATCTCCATGCAATTGTTTGGCCGTCCCATTGATTTTCGTGTCTCGTGCATGGCAGTGACGTTTGGTGAAAACATTGTGTTGCGTATCCTTGACCGGCAAAAGGGGATCATGCCGTTGGCGTCGATGGGCTTTACCGATGAATCCCTCGGAAGCCTCAAGTTGATGATGGCCCGGCCCGAGGGGATGATCCTTGTCACCGGTCCGACCGGAAGCGGCAAGACGACGACCCTTTATTCGATGTTGGATTCCATCAACAGCGAATCGATCAACATCATGACCCTTGAGGATCCGGTGGAATATCCCCTCCAGCAGATTCGGCAGTCGCAGGTCAATCCCGCGACCCGGATGGGATTTGCCGATGGGGTTCGGGCAATGTTGCGGCAGGATCCCGATGTCATTCTCGTCGGGGAGATCAGGGATCGGGAAACCGCGGAAATGGCCATGCGGGCGGCCATGACCGGTCATCAGGTCTATTCGACCGTCCACGCCAATTCCGCGATCAAGGCGATTGGCCGTTTGCTCGACATCGGGGTTCCCAAGGATTTGTTGTCGGGCAACCTGATCGGCGTATTGGGGCAACGTCTGGTCCGCCGCCTCTGCCCGCACTGCCGCCGTCTCCATCGCCCCTCCGCGGTCGAACGGCGTCTGCTCGCCCTGGATCGCGACGATCGGGAAGACGGGGATGTGACGATTTATTCCCCCGTGGGTTGTCAAAAGTGCGATCATCAGGGGTACAGGGGGCGGTTGGCGCTCATCGAGGTGTTGCGTTTTGATGAGGAACTGGATGAAATGATCGTTCATTCAGCATCCATTCGGGATATGGAGCGGGTGGCCCGGACCAAGGGGTTTCAATCGCTGGCGGACGACGGCATCCGCTGCGTGCTGAATGGCAGTACCGATATTGGAGAGGTGTCACGGGTGGTCGATCTGACCCAACGGGTCGGATCGATCGGCGGGACGATTCATGCGGCGGGGGCCGTCAGACCTTCCGGTTCGTGA
- a CDS encoding tetratricopeptide repeat protein → MSMLLRALEVAERNRGQRDLEGDGHDGSFSSRRDGGVNSGTPSMLARQDAAGEPEVSAEAVPFPAMARNEPLETIPFEVGGRQIESIPWKRSREEPWVGDSHDTSGSWDPSMAKNCQPGSESETGDVAALVFQLDPGIHEGREMGFAGEGPQAGSSRDMRPAAASMAAQAVPVTPVASAAPTGSAGHGVGPVGPTASVGLVDPAVSIGPDGLAASSARVDSATSVGPAGLAVSAVAADMAGGQSFSSPAVRGGSPENARKLRDAGSFRPVSFRRGWLPMAGFSAMILGGLALGGVVYWNTLVVRPVGGPALGRVDGASVSLPPSGPTGGVLPVVSPPGALPLASTVVSAPMVAPPPSGGAAPAPSSSPAALPLDVSQPSIAAISGETPAGLATEVMGSVPVAEMPGAVDVAEHTDRQRRGQWLERESPGASMSVSSGDEQKKEVLRLMRLRETFERGQVDEAARGYRELLARDGENKDALAGMAAVMIRRGRLRDAAGYYLELLRLDPGNTVALAGLTGIRSDHDPSGSESVIKAILQREPDAHHLHFSLGTLYAGQKRWGAAQEAFFNAMAGGGDNPDYVFNLAVSLDHLGQRASALNYYRKALELAARQPGGFDVAAVEKRIAALAMKREDLPEARAEAAENPMR, encoded by the coding sequence ATGAGCATGTTGCTGCGGGCTCTGGAGGTGGCGGAACGCAACCGGGGCCAACGGGACCTGGAGGGGGATGGTCATGATGGGTCGTTTTCATCCCGTCGGGACGGGGGGGTAAACTCCGGAACCCCTTCGATGCTGGCCCGTCAGGATGCCGCCGGGGAACCGGAAGTGTCGGCGGAGGCAGTCCCCTTTCCCGCGATGGCCCGGAACGAACCCCTGGAAACCATCCCCTTCGAAGTGGGGGGACGGCAGATTGAATCGATTCCCTGGAAGCGTTCTCGGGAAGAACCCTGGGTCGGGGACAGCCACGACACATCGGGTTCCTGGGATCCATCGATGGCAAAAAATTGCCAGCCCGGGTCCGAGTCGGAGACAGGGGACGTTGCCGCACTGGTTTTTCAACTGGATCCGGGAATCCACGAGGGGCGGGAAATGGGGTTTGCGGGAGAAGGGCCCCAGGCCGGATCCTCTCGTGACATGCGGCCCGCGGCGGCGTCCATGGCTGCACAGGCAGTCCCTGTCACTCCTGTCGCCTCCGCGGCCCCGACGGGATCCGCCGGCCATGGTGTCGGTCCTGTTGGCCCGACCGCGTCCGTTGGTCTTGTTGATCCCGCCGTGTCCATTGGTCCTGATGGTCTTGCCGCATCCTCTGCGCGTGTCGATTCCGCCACATCGGTCGGTCCCGCGGGTTTGGCTGTATCCGCGGTTGCCGCCGACATGGCCGGAGGCCAAAGTTTTTCCTCCCCTGCCGTGCGCGGCGGATCACCGGAAAATGCGCGAAAATTGCGGGATGCGGGTTCCTTTCGACCGGTTTCCTTTCGGCGCGGCTGGCTTCCGATGGCCGGGTTTTCCGCAATGATTCTCGGTGGGTTGGCGCTGGGTGGAGTGGTCTACTGGAACACCCTCGTTGTACGACCGGTCGGGGGGCCGGCTTTGGGGAGGGTGGATGGGGCATCGGTTTCCCTGCCGCCATCCGGACCGACGGGAGGGGTGTTGCCGGTTGTGTCACCGCCAGGGGCACTTCCACTGGCATCGACGGTGGTTTCAGCGCCCATGGTTGCGCCACCTCCTTCGGGGGGGGCTGCGCCGGCGCCATCATCAAGCCCGGCGGCGCTGCCCCTTGATGTGTCCCAACCATCGATCGCGGCCATTTCCGGGGAGACCCCAGCTGGATTGGCGACTGAGGTAATGGGTTCTGTTCCGGTTGCCGAGATGCCTGGGGCGGTGGATGTGGCGGAACATACCGATCGCCAGCGGCGAGGGCAGTGGCTGGAACGGGAATCTCCAGGCGCATCGATGTCTGTGTCTTCGGGGGATGAACAGAAAAAGGAGGTGTTGCGTCTGATGCGCCTGCGTGAAACCTTCGAGCGGGGACAGGTCGATGAGGCGGCCCGGGGCTACCGGGAACTTCTCGCGCGCGATGGGGAAAACAAGGATGCCCTGGCGGGGATGGCAGCGGTCATGATCCGGCGGGGACGGTTGCGGGATGCGGCGGGATATTACCTGGAACTGTTGCGTCTGGATCCTGGCAACACGGTGGCATTGGCGGGATTGACGGGGATCCGTTCCGACCATGATCCGTCAGGAAGCGAGTCGGTGATCAAGGCCATCCTGCAACGGGAACCCGATGCCCATCATCTTCATTTCAGCCTGGGAACGTTGTATGCGGGTCAGAAGCGCTGGGGGGCGGCGCAGGAGGCCTTTTTCAACGCGATGGCGGGCGGGGGTGACAATCCCGATTATGTCTTCAATCTTGCCGTGAGTCTGGATCACCTGGGGCAGAGGGCGTCTGCCTTGAACTACTACCGCAAGGCCCTGGAGCTGGCAGCGCGACAACCGGGTGGGTTTGATGTGGCGGCGGTGGAAAAAAGGATCGCGGCCTTGGCCATGAAGCGGGAGGACCTTCCCGAGGCAAGGGCCGAAGCGGCGGAAAATCCCATGCGATGA
- a CDS encoding response regulator, whose protein sequence is MKILIADDNAQEIRVPLRRQLGRMFGEDAILEADNGQAAVRMAERYHPEVVILDIMMPVMNGIDACRALRGKHELAATYIIMLTGRDGGLPEGLEAGADVYLRKPYVLDELIAVVGKGLEESARLRAFREREQVLEKQVGNLNESLWAFQEIVTSLGIGVILCAPTPLGPIRYMNPAAVRLVGRPTPGLRDQPVGILFQDRDVGQLLEDILAHEKPLAVPKRVNLPSGKSFPVLLSGRLISDTKGQEKWIMLEVGSV, encoded by the coding sequence ATGAAGATTTTGATTGCCGACGACAATGCCCAGGAGATTCGCGTTCCATTGAGAAGGCAGCTTGGAAGAATGTTTGGCGAGGATGCGATCCTGGAGGCGGACAATGGACAGGCGGCAGTCCGGATGGCCGAACGATACCATCCCGAGGTCGTCATTCTCGACATCATGATGCCGGTCATGAATGGCATCGATGCGTGTCGCGCACTGCGCGGGAAGCATGAACTTGCGGCGACCTACATCATCATGTTGACCGGGAGGGATGGCGGGCTGCCGGAGGGGTTGGAAGCCGGCGCCGATGTCTATCTGCGCAAGCCTTATGTATTGGATGAACTGATCGCCGTGGTCGGCAAGGGGCTGGAGGAATCGGCCCGGTTACGCGCTTTTCGCGAGCGGGAACAGGTGCTGGAAAAGCAGGTGGGCAATCTGAATGAAAGCCTGTGGGCCTTTCAGGAAATCGTCACCTCGCTCGGCATCGGGGTGATCCTGTGCGCTCCGACGCCGCTTGGGCCGATCCGCTACATGAATCCGGCGGCGGTACGGCTGGTCGGTCGTCCCACTCCGGGATTGCGCGACCAGCCGGTGGGCATCTTGTTTCAGGATCGGGATGTGGGACAATTGCTGGAAGATATCCTGGCGCATGAAAAACCGTTGGCTGTTCCGAAAAGAGTGAACCTTCCTTCGGGAAAATCTTTTCCCGTTCTGCTATCGGGCCGGTTGATCAGCGACACGAAGGGACAGGAAAAGTGGATCATGTTGGAGGTGGGGTCTGTTTGA